In one Conger conger chromosome 5, fConCon1.1, whole genome shotgun sequence genomic region, the following are encoded:
- the LOC133127902 gene encoding zinc finger protein ZFP2-like isoform X1 has translation MMETLGIAEGGLGEECKLTSVSSPPSQRVADSTKMTDTNSQSDSITVCLKCLSPTSSAEGIKVESVTDSSDYTSVDPVSHLNRWDDIEKRTERTTVYLLCREQKDILANMKVEEEDGERQSVEMERDHVVKDEEGFWKGEEKERDGHGEGRVTNQVAQNLLKNGVKSEHGQQKGELSNLVISCLLKQPRVLIHRLEIANISVSGSSPLRSMACKRDQRAASPWRPHELSPLRGNGSLRQKGQVVTWKRKTVGQLERPLKLLPSSSENGICAETSLISPVISPKNHQNTGQTVEVLSQVFACSQCPFVHTDKVNLQWHVEKVHPDQISRTMGSQQPPNSTHQHPTKTPPTLTQSHTGTLRAHTWSQYGKSLKCKSQLRTDKKMPKEERAYQCTQCEKSFAWANKLKVHQRTHTGERPYHCSLCGRSFAQSSTLKQHQRTHTGEVPYQCSLCGKGFAQSSTLKQHQSTHTREHPYHCSQCEKSFAWANKLKVHQRTHTGERPYHCSLCARGFAQSSTLKQHQRTHTGELPYHCSLCGKGFAQSSTLKQHQSTHTGEHLYHCSQCGKSFAWANKLKVHQRTHTGERPYHCSLCGRGFAQSSTLKKHQRTHTGELPYECSQCGKGFAQSGNLKKHQQTHTEKDPYHCAQCGKSFTRLSSLKIHQQTHIQWCAKMWAPRVKKPCTINI, from the exons ATGATGGAAACACTGGGTATCGCAGAGGGGGGATTAGGAG AGGAGTGCAAGCTGACCTCAGTGTCCAGCCCTCCCTCTCAAAGAGTGGCGGATTCTACCAAGATGACCGACACCAACAGCCAATCGGATTCGATAACTGTTTGCTTAAAATGTTTAAGCCCCACATCTTCAGCAGAAGGCATCAAGGTTGAATCtgtgacggacagctctgaTTACACAAGTGTAGATCCAGTGTCACATTTGAACAGATGGGATGACATAgagaagaggacagagaggacaaCTGTATATTTGCTGTGCAGAGAACAAAAGGACATACTAGCCAACATGAAGGTGGAGGAAGAagatggggagaggcagagTGTGGAAATGGAGAGAGACCATGTTGTGAAAGATGAAGAGGGATTCTGGAAGGgggaagaaaaagagagggatggacaTGGGGAGGGACGTGTAACTAATCAAGTAGCCCAAAATTTGTTGAAGAACGGAGTAAAATCTGAACATGGACAACAAAAAGGGGAACTTTCTAATCTGGTCATTTCCTGTCTGCTAAAACAGCCTAGAGTGCTGATTCATCGACTTGAAATTGCCAATATTTCAGTTTCTGGGTCATCACCTCTTCGTTCCATGGCCTGTAAAAGAGATCAGCGAGCGGCATCTCCATGGAGACCGCATGAGCTCTCACCACTGAGAGGAAACGGATCACTGAGACAGAAGGGTCAGGTCGTGACCTGGAAGAGAAAGACCGTTGGCCAGTTGGAGAGACCCCTGAAACTGCTTCCATCTTCATCAGAGAACGG GATCTGTGCTGAAACCTCCCTAATTTCTCCTGTCATCTCCCCCAAGAATCATCAAAACACAG gacAAACTGTTGAGGTGTTGTCTCAGGTCTTTGCCTGCTCCCAGTGCCCATTTGTTCACACAGACAAAGTGAATCTTCAATGGCACGTTGAGAAGGTCCACCCAGATCAGATCAGCAGGACCATGGGGTCCCAACAACCTCCCAACAGCACACATCAGCACCCCACTAAGACACCCCCAACCCTAACGCAGTCCCACACAGGCACTCTAAGGGCCCACACATGGTCCCAGTATGGGAAGAGTTTGAAATGCAAATCACAGCTGAGGACAGACAAGAAAATGCCAAAAGAAGAGCGGGCCTATCAGTGCAcccagtgtgagaagagttttGCTTGGGCAAATAAACTGAAGGTACATCAGCGAACTCATACTGGTGAACGGCCATACCATTGTTCCCTGTGTGGGAGGAGTTTTGCTCAGTCAAGTACATTGAAGCAACATCAGCGAACTCATACAGGAGAGGTCCCATACCAGTGCTCCCTGTGTGGGAAGGGTTTCGCTCAGTCAAGTACTTTGAAGCAACATCAGAGCACTCATACAAGGGAGCacccataccactgctcccagtgcgAGAAGAGTTTTGCTTGGGCAAATAAACTGAAGGTACATCAGCGAACGCATACTGGTGAACGGCCATACCATTGCTCCCTGTGTGCGAGGGGTTTCGCTCAGTCAAGTACTTTGAAGCAACATCAGCGAACTCATACAGGAGAGCtcccataccactgctccctgTGTGGGAAGGGTTTCGCTCAGTCAAGTACTTTGAAGCAACATCAGAGCACTCATACAGGGGAGCACCTATATCACtgttcccagtgtgggaagagttttgcTTGGGCAAATAAACTGAAGGTACATCAGCGAACTCATACTGGTGAACGTCCATACCATTGCTCcctgtgtgggaggggtttTGCTCAGTCAAGTACTTTGAAGAAACATCAGCGAACTCATACAGGAGAGCTCCCATACgagtgctcccagtgtgggaagggtTTCGCTCAGTCAGGTAATTTGAAGAAACATCAGCAAACTCATACAGAGAAGGACCCATACCActgtgcccagtgtgggaagagtttcactCGATTGAGTAGCCTAAAAATACACCAGCAAACTCATATACaatggtgtgcaaaaatgtgggcaccccggGTCAAAAAGCCTtgtacaattaatatctaa
- the LOC133127902 gene encoding zinc finger protein ZFP2-like isoform X2: MAPTTKLATVQKECKLTSVSSPPSQRVADSTKMTDTNSQSDSITVCLKCLSPTSSAEGIKVESVTDSSDYTSVDPVSHLNRWDDIEKRTERTTVYLLCREQKDILANMKVEEEDGERQSVEMERDHVVKDEEGFWKGEEKERDGHGEGRVTNQVAQNLLKNGVKSEHGQQKGELSNLVISCLLKQPRVLIHRLEIANISVSGSSPLRSMACKRDQRAASPWRPHELSPLRGNGSLRQKGQVVTWKRKTVGQLERPLKLLPSSSENGICAETSLISPVISPKNHQNTGQTVEVLSQVFACSQCPFVHTDKVNLQWHVEKVHPDQISRTMGSQQPPNSTHQHPTKTPPTLTQSHTGTLRAHTWSQYGKSLKCKSQLRTDKKMPKEERAYQCTQCEKSFAWANKLKVHQRTHTGERPYHCSLCGRSFAQSSTLKQHQRTHTGEVPYQCSLCGKGFAQSSTLKQHQSTHTREHPYHCSQCEKSFAWANKLKVHQRTHTGERPYHCSLCARGFAQSSTLKQHQRTHTGELPYHCSLCGKGFAQSSTLKQHQSTHTGEHLYHCSQCGKSFAWANKLKVHQRTHTGERPYHCSLCGRGFAQSSTLKKHQRTHTGELPYECSQCGKGFAQSGNLKKHQQTHTEKDPYHCAQCGKSFTRLSSLKIHQQTHIQWCAKMWAPRVKKPCTINI; encoded by the exons ATGGCTCCTACGACCAAGTTAGCAACCGTTCAAA AGGAGTGCAAGCTGACCTCAGTGTCCAGCCCTCCCTCTCAAAGAGTGGCGGATTCTACCAAGATGACCGACACCAACAGCCAATCGGATTCGATAACTGTTTGCTTAAAATGTTTAAGCCCCACATCTTCAGCAGAAGGCATCAAGGTTGAATCtgtgacggacagctctgaTTACACAAGTGTAGATCCAGTGTCACATTTGAACAGATGGGATGACATAgagaagaggacagagaggacaaCTGTATATTTGCTGTGCAGAGAACAAAAGGACATACTAGCCAACATGAAGGTGGAGGAAGAagatggggagaggcagagTGTGGAAATGGAGAGAGACCATGTTGTGAAAGATGAAGAGGGATTCTGGAAGGgggaagaaaaagagagggatggacaTGGGGAGGGACGTGTAACTAATCAAGTAGCCCAAAATTTGTTGAAGAACGGAGTAAAATCTGAACATGGACAACAAAAAGGGGAACTTTCTAATCTGGTCATTTCCTGTCTGCTAAAACAGCCTAGAGTGCTGATTCATCGACTTGAAATTGCCAATATTTCAGTTTCTGGGTCATCACCTCTTCGTTCCATGGCCTGTAAAAGAGATCAGCGAGCGGCATCTCCATGGAGACCGCATGAGCTCTCACCACTGAGAGGAAACGGATCACTGAGACAGAAGGGTCAGGTCGTGACCTGGAAGAGAAAGACCGTTGGCCAGTTGGAGAGACCCCTGAAACTGCTTCCATCTTCATCAGAGAACGG GATCTGTGCTGAAACCTCCCTAATTTCTCCTGTCATCTCCCCCAAGAATCATCAAAACACAG gacAAACTGTTGAGGTGTTGTCTCAGGTCTTTGCCTGCTCCCAGTGCCCATTTGTTCACACAGACAAAGTGAATCTTCAATGGCACGTTGAGAAGGTCCACCCAGATCAGATCAGCAGGACCATGGGGTCCCAACAACCTCCCAACAGCACACATCAGCACCCCACTAAGACACCCCCAACCCTAACGCAGTCCCACACAGGCACTCTAAGGGCCCACACATGGTCCCAGTATGGGAAGAGTTTGAAATGCAAATCACAGCTGAGGACAGACAAGAAAATGCCAAAAGAAGAGCGGGCCTATCAGTGCAcccagtgtgagaagagttttGCTTGGGCAAATAAACTGAAGGTACATCAGCGAACTCATACTGGTGAACGGCCATACCATTGTTCCCTGTGTGGGAGGAGTTTTGCTCAGTCAAGTACATTGAAGCAACATCAGCGAACTCATACAGGAGAGGTCCCATACCAGTGCTCCCTGTGTGGGAAGGGTTTCGCTCAGTCAAGTACTTTGAAGCAACATCAGAGCACTCATACAAGGGAGCacccataccactgctcccagtgcgAGAAGAGTTTTGCTTGGGCAAATAAACTGAAGGTACATCAGCGAACGCATACTGGTGAACGGCCATACCATTGCTCCCTGTGTGCGAGGGGTTTCGCTCAGTCAAGTACTTTGAAGCAACATCAGCGAACTCATACAGGAGAGCtcccataccactgctccctgTGTGGGAAGGGTTTCGCTCAGTCAAGTACTTTGAAGCAACATCAGAGCACTCATACAGGGGAGCACCTATATCACtgttcccagtgtgggaagagttttgcTTGGGCAAATAAACTGAAGGTACATCAGCGAACTCATACTGGTGAACGTCCATACCATTGCTCcctgtgtgggaggggtttTGCTCAGTCAAGTACTTTGAAGAAACATCAGCGAACTCATACAGGAGAGCTCCCATACgagtgctcccagtgtgggaagggtTTCGCTCAGTCAGGTAATTTGAAGAAACATCAGCAAACTCATACAGAGAAGGACCCATACCActgtgcccagtgtgggaagagtttcactCGATTGAGTAGCCTAAAAATACACCAGCAAACTCATATACaatggtgtgcaaaaatgtgggcaccccggGTCAAAAAGCCTtgtacaattaatatctaa
- the LOC133129587 gene encoding uncharacterized protein LOC133129587 → MMKALSSTEGQTLDPSLPVSSLHLLAPPLQLLSAAMWQILQQQDMLHYGKLEEFVSLVMETFPELLSESQRTELTLGLQYMSPAGFGSKTDPALEVLLWEFLSRLDQLLLVPDLKQTVCWLSVAPSVLEVCVQSASSPDQLKTLLRHHRSIGQLDMNATLPSKEECKLSSISHPPSQRMVDFTKLTNTNSQSKLATDCMTCSSPNSPGEDRKAESMLDSSVEPGSSLNRCDYIEERTNGYLMSREQKDILTNMKEEEEDGQRQSLEMETVNDVKGEEELWKEEDKKQDEQRDGHITYQVGQTDKLQMNGLKSEHGHQEGEELSTLFTSCLLKQPRVLIHRVEIANCSVSVSSLLPPSKRGQGVMCHEISSRRGNGSLTQRDQEEKKAQLKRPFTSENGICAEASLISPAISPRNKNTEPSLPVSSLHLLVPPLQLLSAAMWQILQQQDMLHYGKLEEFVSLVMETFPELLSESQRTELTLGLQESGSKTDPALEDLLWDLLYRLDQLLPVPDLKQTVSWLSAAPSVLEVFVQSLSYANQLKTLLRHHRSLGQLEMNTTLASIEECKLSSMSCPSSQRVVDTTKRTITNSQSVSILNQCMNFSGDTIKSEYVTDSSDYAESSDIQTDMKEEEEDTERRSVKIEGDDGVRDEEGLWKKEEKERDEQRDGHITYQVGQTDKFRMSGVKSEHGHQEGEDLSTLVTSCLLKQPRVLIHRVEIANCSVSVSSLLPPVASKRGQGVMCPWRCHEISSLRGNGSLTQEGQVVTRKRTTQLKKPVASENGICAEASLISPAISPRNKNTGQISSQVFACSQCPFVDTEEVNLHQHIEKVHPEELSRTVGSQQHQQPHPGKDRYQCSQCGKGFSRPSVWKQHQITHTGKRPYQCSYCGKSFTRLDHLKQHQRTHTGERPYQCSQCGKSYTNLSHLKQHQMTHTGERPYQCSQCRKSYLQLSHLKQHQRIHTGERPYQCSQCRKSYTYLSHLKQHQMTHTGKRRYQCSQCGKGFIQSSELKQHKRTHTGERPYHCSQCGKSFIQLNHLKTHQVTHTGEYPYQCSQCGKSFTQLSHLKQHQMNHTGKRRYQCSQCGKGFIQSSDLKRHKRTHTGERPYHCSQCGKTFTQLNVLKQHKITHTGEYPYQCSQCGKSFTNLSHWKQHEMTHTGERPFQCSQCGKSYTNLSHLNQHQKVHARESQYCS, encoded by the exons ATGATGAAAGCACTGAGCAGTACAGAGGGGCAGACCTTAG AtccttctctccctgtctcctccctgCACCTGCTGGCTCCTCCACTTCAACTCCTCTCTGCAGCCATGTGGCAAATTCTACAGCAGCAAGACAtgttgcattatgggaaacTGGAGGAGTTTGTGTCTCTGGTGATGGAGACATTCCCAGAGCTGCTGAGTGAGAGCCAGAGGACCGAGCTCACTCTGGGGCTGCAG TACATGTCCCCAGCAGGGTTTGGCTCCAAAACTGACCCAGCTCTAGAGGTTCTGTTGTGGGAGTTTCTTTCCAGACTGGATCAGCTGCTGCTGGTACCAGACCTCAAACAG ACAGTGTGCTGGCTCAGTGTGGCCCCCTCTGTCCTGGAGGTCTGTGTGCAGTCTGCCTCTTCCCCAGACCAGCTGAAGACCCTTCTCAGGCACCACAGAAGTATTGGTCAGTTGGACATGAATG CAACACTTCCATCCAAAGAGGAGTGCAAGTTGTCCTCTAtatctcaccctccctctcaaaGAATGGTGGATTTTACCAAGCTGACAAACACCAACAGTCAATCAAAATTAGCAACTGACTGCATGACATGTTCAAGCCCCAACTCTCCTGGTGAAGACAGAAAGGCTGAATCTATGTTGGACAGCTCGGTAGAGCCAGGATCAAGTTTGAACAGATGTGATTATATAGAAGAGAGGACAAATGGATACTTAATGAGCAGAGAGCAAAAAGACATACTAACCAAcatgaaggaggaggaggaagatgggCAGAGGCAGAGTCTGGAAATGGAGACAGTGAATGATGTGAAAGGTGAAGAGGAACTCTGGAAGGAGGAAGACAAAAAGCAGGATGAGCAGAGGGATGGACATATAACTTACCAAGTTGGCCAAACTGACAAATTGCAGATGAACGGATTAAAATCAGAACATGGACatcaggaaggggaggagctgTCTACTCTGTTCACTTCCTGTCTACTAAAACAACCTCGAGTGCTGATTCACCGGGTAGAAATTGCCAATTGTTCAGTTTCTGTGTCATCACTTCTTCCTCCCTCTAAAAGAGGTCAAGGTGTGATGTGCCATGAGATCTCGTCACGGAGAGGAAATGGATCACTGACACAGAGGGATCAGGAAGAGAAGAAGGCCCAGTTAAAGAGACCGTTTACATCAGAGAATGG GATCTGTGCTGAAGCCTCCCTTATTTCTCCTGCCATCTCCCCCAGGAACAAAAACACAG agccctctctccctgtctcctccctgCACCTGCTGGTTCCTCCACTGCAACTCCTCTCAGCAGCTATGTGGCAAATTCTACAGCAGCAAGACAtgttgcattatgggaaacTGGAGGAGTTTGTGTCTCTGGTGATGGAGACATTCCCAGAGCTGCTGAGTGAGAGCCAGAGGACCGAGCTCACTCTGGGGCTGcag GAGTCTGGCTCCAAAACTGACCCAGCTCTGGAGGATCTGTTGTGGGATCTCCTTTACAGACTGGATCAGTTGCTGCCGGTACCAGACCTAAAACAG ACTGTCTCCTGGCTCAGTGCTGCCCCCTCTGTCCTGGAGGTCTTCGTGCAGTCTCTTTCATATGCAAACCAGCTGAAGACCCTACTCAGGCACCACAGAAGTCTTGGACAGTTGGAAATGAATA caACACTAGCCTCCATAGAGGAGTGCAAACTATCCTCCATGTCTTGCCCTTCATCTCAAAGAGTGGTGGATACTACCAAGCGGACAATCACCAACAGCCAATCAGTATCCATACTCAATCAGTGCATGAACTTTTCAGGTGACACCATAAAGTCTGAATATGTGACAGACAGTTCAGATTACGCAGAGTCAAGCGACATACAAACTGAcatgaaggaggaggaggaagatacGGAGAGGCGGAGTGTTAAAATTGAGGGAGACGATGGTGTGAGAGATGAAGAGGGACTCTGgaagaaggaagaaaaagagagggatgaaCAGAGGGATGGACATATAACTTACCAAGTTGGCCAAACTGACAAATTTCGGATGAGCGGAGTAAAATCAGAACATGGACATCAGGAAGGGGAGGACCTGTCTACTCTGGTCACTTCCTGTCTACTAAAACAACCTCGAGTGCTGATTCACCGGGTAGAAATTGCCAATTGTTCAGTTTCTGTGTCATCACTTCTTCCTCCTGTGGCCTCTAAAAGAGGTCAAGGAGTTATGTGTCCATGGAGATGCCATGAGATCTCGTCACTGAGAGGAAATGGATCACTGACACAGGAGGGTCAGGTTGTGACCCGGAAGAGAACGACCCAGTTGAAGAAACCAGTTGCATCAGAGAATGG GATCTGTGCTGAAGCCTCCCTTATTTCTCCTGCCATCTCCCCCAGGAACAAAAACACAG gaCAAATATCGTCTCAGGTCTTTGCCTGCTCCCAGTGCCCATTCGTTGACACAGAGGAAGTGAATCTTCACCAGCACATTGAGAAGGTTCACCCAGAGGAGCTCAGCAGGACTGTGGGGTCCCAACAACATCAGCAACCTCATCCAGGGAAAGACCGATACCAAtgttcccagtgtgggaaggggTTCTCTCGGCCAAGTGTTTGGAAGCAACACCAGATAACTCATACAGGGAAACGCCCATACCAGTGCTCCTACTGTGGGAAGAGCTTCACTCGGTTAGATCATTTGAAGCAACACCAGCGAACGCATACAGGGGAACGCCCATAccagtgctcccagtgtgggaagagctatACTAATTTAAGTCATTTGAAGCAACACCAGATGACTCATACAGGGGAACGCCCATACCAATGTTCCCAGTGTAGGAAGAGCTATCTTCAATTAAGTCATTTGAAGCaacaccagagaattcatacaggggAACGCCCATACCAATGTTCCCAGTGTAGGAAGAGCTATACTTATTTAAGTCATTTGAAGCAACACCAGATGACTCATACAGGGAAACGCCGATACCAATGTTCCCAGTGTGGAAAGGGTTTCATTCAGTCAAGTGAATTGAAGCAACACAAGAGAACCCATACAGGGGAACGCccgtaccactgctcccagtgtggaaagAGCTTTATCCAGTTAAATCATTTGAAGACACACCAGGTAACTCATACAGGGGAATATCCATAccagtgctcccagtgtggaaagAGCTTTACCCAGTTAAGTCATTTGAAGCAACACCAGATGAATCATACAGGGAAACGCCGATACCAATGTTCCCAGTGTGGAAAGGGTTTCATTCAGTCAAGTGATTTGAAGCGACACAAGAGAACTCATACAGGTGAACGCCCATACCATTGCTCCCAGTGCGGGAAGACCTTTACTCAGTTAAATGTTTTGAAGCAACACAAGATAACTCATACAGGGGAATACCCATACCAAtgttcccagtgtgggaagagctttacTAATTTAAGTCATTGGAAGCAACACGAGATGACTCATACAGGGGAACGCCCATTCCAATGTTCCCAATGTGGGAAGAGCTATACTAATTTAAGTCATTTGAACCAACACCAGAAAGTTCATGCAAGGGAAAGTCAGTACTGCTCCTAG